In one window of Nocardiopsis aegyptia DNA:
- a CDS encoding aromatic ring-hydroxylating dioxygenase subunit alpha, which yields MTEFVRNQWYVAAYGTEIGRALFARTILGEPIVFYRTEAGEVVALADRCVHRRYPLSESRLDGDRVVCGYHGFTYDTLGTCVSVPGQKRIPRTARVPAYKVVEQDSFVWVWIGDPDLAETTPIPRAPWLDDEAYTVVCGMEPLAARYDLLVDNLLDLSHETYLHGGYIGTPEVAETPITTEVDEAERVVYVSRHMADAACPPFYAESTGIEGRITRWQDIEYRPPCLYLLHSRIAPVGVLPNEDGTDPDAFHVEVVYAITPETEHSTHDFWAVARDFALGDDQVSAFLRENNRTVVLQDVVALDLLEKVVEQEADGYQELSVNIDTGGLAARRMLRAMAAEGRGQESPAPTAAAGRGRS from the coding sequence ATGACGGAGTTCGTTCGCAACCAGTGGTACGTCGCCGCGTACGGGACCGAGATCGGCCGCGCGCTGTTCGCGCGTACGATCCTCGGTGAACCGATCGTGTTCTACCGCACGGAGGCCGGTGAGGTCGTCGCCCTCGCCGACCGCTGCGTCCACCGCCGCTACCCCCTCTCCGAGAGCCGGCTGGACGGTGACCGCGTCGTCTGCGGCTACCACGGCTTCACCTACGACACGCTCGGCACGTGCGTGTCCGTGCCGGGCCAGAAGCGGATCCCGCGCACCGCCCGTGTCCCCGCCTACAAGGTCGTCGAGCAGGACTCCTTCGTGTGGGTGTGGATCGGCGACCCGGACCTGGCCGAGACCACCCCGATCCCCCGCGCCCCCTGGCTCGACGACGAGGCCTACACCGTCGTGTGCGGCATGGAACCGCTCGCCGCGCGCTACGACCTGCTCGTCGACAACCTCCTCGACCTCTCCCACGAGACCTACCTGCACGGCGGCTACATCGGCACCCCCGAGGTGGCCGAGACCCCCATCACCACCGAGGTCGACGAGGCCGAGCGCGTGGTCTACGTCAGCCGCCACATGGCCGACGCCGCCTGCCCGCCCTTCTACGCCGAGTCCACCGGCATCGAGGGCCGCATCACCCGCTGGCAGGACATCGAGTACCGGCCGCCGTGCCTGTACCTCCTGCACAGCCGCATCGCCCCCGTGGGCGTGCTCCCGAACGAGGACGGCACCGACCCCGACGCCTTCCACGTGGAGGTCGTCTACGCCATCACGCCCGAGACCGAGCACAGCACCCACGACTTCTGGGCGGTCGCCCGCGACTTCGCCCTCGGCGACGACCAGGTGTCGGCCTTCCTGAGGGAGAACAACCGCACCGTCGTCCTGCAGGACGTGGTCGCCCTCGACCTCCTGGAGAAGGTGGTCGAGCAGGAGGCCGACGGCTACCAGGAGCTGTCGGTCAACATCGACACCGGCGGTCTTGCCGCGCGCCGCATGCTCAGGGCCATGGCGGCCGAGGGCCGAGGGCAGGAGTCCCCGGCGCCGACCGCGGCGGCCGGGCGGGGGCGGTCGTGA
- a CDS encoding amino acid permease, with translation MVDQQTPVGANAPTRSGGAPALRERLTRRKPVEKLVAETQGAEGAGLRRHMGFWQLAMIGIGATLGTGIFVVLGEAVPVAGPAVVLAFVLAGVTALFSALAYAEMAGMIPASGSAYSYSYATMGEFMAWVCGWCLMLTYGVSVAAVGVGWGQYINELLHLTTGLSMPAAMLAGPLEGGLINVPAAIVVLLSMFALLVGVRESSRVNAVMVAIKIAILVMFVAIAVTAVQDGNFAPFMPMGMAGVSAAGATLFFSYIGFDSASTASEEAKNPQRDLPRAIMFSMILVTALYCLVAFTAVGALNWADFADGETSLAGILTAVTGTTVWAVIFAAGAVLALASVVLVVLYSQTRILYAMSRDGLIPKAFSTLDAKGTPRANTIITSVLIALLAALIPLGPLADATAIGTLFAFALVNVAVLVLRRSRPDLKRAFRMPGAPVTPVLGVLSCAYLMFSMALSVWVAFLAWLAVGLVIYFSYSMRRSALEHEDTVEVRS, from the coding sequence GTGGTCGACCAGCAGACCCCCGTGGGAGCCAACGCCCCCACGCGCTCGGGCGGTGCGCCCGCGCTGAGGGAACGACTGACCAGACGCAAGCCCGTCGAGAAGCTGGTGGCGGAGACCCAGGGCGCCGAGGGCGCCGGACTCCGGCGCCACATGGGCTTCTGGCAGCTCGCCATGATCGGGATCGGCGCCACCCTCGGCACCGGCATCTTCGTCGTCCTGGGGGAGGCGGTGCCGGTCGCGGGTCCCGCCGTCGTCCTGGCCTTCGTGCTCGCCGGTGTGACCGCGCTGTTCTCCGCCCTGGCCTACGCCGAGATGGCCGGGATGATCCCCGCCTCCGGCTCGGCCTACTCGTACTCCTACGCCACCATGGGCGAGTTCATGGCCTGGGTGTGCGGCTGGTGTCTGATGCTCACCTACGGCGTCTCCGTCGCCGCCGTCGGCGTGGGCTGGGGGCAGTACATCAACGAGCTCCTGCACCTCACGACCGGCCTGTCGATGCCCGCGGCGATGCTCGCCGGTCCGCTCGAAGGCGGACTGATCAACGTCCCCGCCGCCATCGTGGTCCTGCTGTCGATGTTCGCCCTGCTCGTCGGGGTGCGCGAGAGCAGCCGCGTCAACGCGGTCATGGTCGCGATCAAGATCGCCATCCTGGTCATGTTCGTGGCCATCGCGGTCACCGCCGTCCAGGACGGCAACTTCGCGCCGTTCATGCCGATGGGCATGGCGGGCGTCAGCGCCGCCGGCGCCACCCTCTTCTTCTCCTACATCGGCTTCGACTCGGCCTCCACGGCGAGCGAGGAGGCCAAGAACCCCCAGCGCGACCTGCCGCGCGCGATCATGTTCTCGATGATCCTGGTCACCGCGCTGTACTGCCTGGTGGCCTTCACCGCCGTCGGCGCGCTCAACTGGGCCGACTTCGCCGACGGGGAGACCTCGCTCGCCGGGATCCTCACCGCGGTCACCGGCACCACGGTCTGGGCGGTCATCTTCGCGGCCGGCGCCGTGCTCGCCCTGGCCAGCGTCGTCCTGGTGGTCCTGTACAGCCAGACGCGCATCCTCTACGCGATGTCGCGCGACGGGCTCATCCCCAAGGCGTTCTCCACCCTGGACGCCAAGGGCACCCCGCGCGCCAACACGATCATCACGTCGGTGCTCATCGCACTGCTGGCTGCGCTCATCCCGCTGGGCCCGCTCGCCGACGCCACCGCGATCGGCACCCTGTTCGCGTTCGCCCTGGTGAACGTGGCCGTGCTGGTGCTGCGCCGGTCGCGCCCCGACCTCAAGCGCGCCTTCCGCATGCCGGGCGCGCCGGTCACGCCGGTCCTGGGCGTGCTGTCCTGCGCCTACCTGATGTTCAGCATGGCGCTGAGCGTGTGGGTCGCCTTCCTCGCCTGGCTCGCGGTCGGCCTGGTCATCTACTTCTCCTACAGCATGCGCCGCTCGGCCCTGGAGCACGAGGACACCGTCGAGGTCCGCTCCTGA
- a CDS encoding PDR/VanB family oxidoreductase: MTVTTGPRVELEFDARLDRRENVADGVLRLTFTRVDGDAFDPWEPGAHVDLVLGTDLVRQYSLCGDPADRDVLRVAVLDVPDGRGGSRFVHERLTEGSTVRLRGPRNTFPLLSARRYVFVAGGIGITPLLPMVRAAHAAGADWRLLYGGRTRAAMAFGADLAREYGDRVALHPQDEVGLLDLDALPADPGEGDLVYCCGPEPLIAAVEERAAGWPPGTLRVERFAPREAAPGGGAFDVELAETGVTVHVPEGRSVLEAVEDAGVQVLSSCREGTCGTCETPVLDGVPDHRDSLLTDEERASGEMMMICVSRAHTPRLVLEL, from the coding sequence ATGACCGTGACCACCGGGCCGCGCGTCGAGCTGGAGTTCGACGCGCGGCTGGACCGCAGGGAAAACGTCGCCGACGGCGTGCTGCGGCTGACGTTCACCCGCGTCGACGGGGACGCGTTCGATCCCTGGGAACCCGGGGCGCACGTCGACCTGGTGCTGGGAACCGACCTGGTCCGCCAGTACTCGCTGTGCGGCGACCCGGCCGACCGCGACGTCCTGCGCGTGGCCGTCCTGGACGTGCCCGACGGCCGGGGCGGCTCGCGGTTCGTGCACGAGCGGTTGACCGAGGGGAGCACCGTCCGCCTGCGCGGACCGCGCAACACCTTCCCGCTCCTGTCGGCGCGGCGCTACGTGTTCGTGGCCGGCGGCATCGGCATCACCCCGCTGCTGCCCATGGTCCGGGCGGCCCACGCCGCCGGAGCCGACTGGCGGCTGCTCTACGGCGGGCGCACCCGGGCCGCCATGGCCTTCGGGGCGGACCTGGCCCGGGAGTACGGGGACCGGGTGGCGCTGCACCCGCAGGACGAGGTGGGACTGCTGGACCTGGACGCCCTGCCCGCCGACCCCGGCGAGGGCGACCTGGTCTACTGTTGCGGTCCCGAACCCCTGATCGCGGCGGTGGAGGAGCGCGCCGCGGGATGGCCGCCGGGTACGCTCCGGGTCGAGCGGTTCGCCCCGCGGGAGGCCGCCCCGGGCGGTGGCGCGTTCGACGTGGAGCTCGCCGAGACGGGCGTGACGGTGCACGTCCCCGAGGGCCGCTCCGTGCTGGAGGCCGTCGAGGACGCCGGTGTCCAGGTGCTCTCCTCCTGCCGCGAGGGCACCTGCGGGACCTGCGAGACACCCGTGCTCGACGGGGTGCCCGACCACCGCGACTCGCTGCTCACCGACGAGGAGCGGGCATCGGGGGAGATGATGATGATCTGCGTGTCCCGCGCGCACACGCCGCGCCTCGTCCTCGAACTCTGA
- a CDS encoding flavin monoamine oxidase family protein: MTSAVPTAAGATPAQDTPLNMCGPDFPFAYDDYLAHPAGLGQVPAASHGTEVAVIGGGLSGIITAYELMKMGLKPVVYEADRIGGRLRTEKLDHCPDDVVAEMGAMRFPPSSTSFWHYVDRVGLETVGFPNPLSPVTPSTVVDLKGQAHYATALDDLPEVYREVARAWERTLEDGAQHTRMQRAIRERDVATQKEIWNELVAKLDNQTFYGFLCDSPAFASFRHREIFGQVGFGTGGWDTDFPNSILEILRVTYTGADDDHMSIVGGVQQLPLRLWEDAPDKLVHWAQGTTLASLHEGGPRPAVTALRRTAAKGSPSGNITVTDASGSTRTYAAAVFTAQSWMLLSKIDCDEDLLPIDHWTAIERTHYMESSKLFVPVDRAFWRDRDPETGRDVMSMTLTDRMTRGTYLLEGEDPDGPAAICMSYTWCDDSLKWLPLSANERLEVMLSSLGKIYPNVDIRSHITGDPVTVSWEDEPYFMGAFKANLPGHYRYQRRLFTHFKQDGLAERHRGLFLAGDDVSWTAGWAEGAVQTALNAVWGVVDHFGGATDPANPGPGDVFDELAPLALPED, encoded by the coding sequence ATGACGTCTGCCGTGCCCACGGCCGCCGGTGCCACGCCCGCACAGGACACACCGCTGAACATGTGCGGACCGGACTTCCCGTTCGCCTACGACGACTACCTGGCCCACCCCGCGGGGCTCGGCCAGGTCCCCGCCGCGAGCCACGGGACCGAGGTCGCCGTCATCGGCGGCGGACTGTCCGGCATCATCACGGCCTACGAGCTGATGAAGATGGGCCTGAAGCCGGTCGTGTACGAGGCCGACCGGATCGGCGGCCGACTGCGGACGGAGAAGCTCGACCACTGCCCCGACGACGTCGTCGCCGAGATGGGCGCCATGCGCTTCCCGCCGTCGTCCACCTCCTTCTGGCACTACGTGGACCGGGTCGGACTGGAGACGGTCGGCTTCCCCAACCCGCTCTCCCCGGTCACGCCGAGCACCGTCGTCGACCTCAAGGGACAGGCGCACTACGCCACCGCTCTGGACGACCTGCCCGAGGTCTACCGCGAGGTCGCGCGCGCCTGGGAGCGCACCCTGGAGGACGGCGCCCAGCACACCCGCATGCAGCGGGCCATCCGCGAGCGCGACGTAGCCACGCAGAAGGAGATCTGGAACGAGCTGGTCGCCAAGCTCGACAACCAGACCTTCTACGGCTTCCTCTGCGACTCCCCGGCCTTCGCCTCCTTCCGTCACCGGGAGATCTTCGGCCAGGTCGGTTTCGGGACCGGCGGCTGGGACACCGACTTCCCCAACTCCATCCTGGAGATCCTGCGTGTCACCTACACCGGTGCCGACGACGACCACATGAGCATCGTCGGCGGCGTCCAGCAGTTGCCGCTGCGCCTGTGGGAGGACGCCCCCGACAAGCTCGTGCACTGGGCGCAGGGCACGACCCTGGCCTCCCTGCACGAGGGCGGACCCCGCCCGGCCGTGACGGCGCTGCGCCGCACCGCCGCCAAGGGCTCCCCGTCGGGCAACATCACCGTCACCGACGCCTCGGGCTCGACCCGTACCTACGCCGCGGCCGTGTTCACCGCGCAGAGCTGGATGCTGCTGTCCAAGATCGACTGCGACGAGGACCTGCTGCCCATCGACCACTGGACGGCGATCGAGCGCACCCACTACATGGAGTCCTCGAAGCTGTTCGTGCCGGTGGACCGCGCGTTCTGGCGGGACCGGGACCCGGAGACCGGCCGCGACGTCATGAGCATGACGCTCACCGACCGCATGACCCGGGGCACCTACCTGTTGGAGGGCGAGGACCCCGACGGCCCGGCCGCGATCTGCATGTCCTACACCTGGTGCGACGACTCGCTCAAGTGGCTGCCGCTGTCGGCCAACGAGCGACTGGAGGTCATGCTCTCCTCCCTCGGCAAGATCTACCCGAACGTGGACATCCGGTCGCACATCACCGGTGACCCCGTGACGGTGTCGTGGGAGGACGAGCCCTACTTCATGGGCGCGTTCAAGGCCAACCTGCCCGGCCACTACCGGTACCAGCGCCGCCTGTTCACGCACTTCAAGCAGGACGGCCTGGCCGAGCGCCACCGCGGCCTGTTCCTGGCCGGGGACGACGTGTCCTGGACCGCCGGCTGGGCCGAGGGCGCCGTACAGACCGCCCTCAACGCCGTGTGGGGCGTGGTCGACCACTTCGGCGGCGCGACCGACCCGGCCAACCCGGGGCCGGGCGACGTCTTCGACGAACTCGCCCCGCTCGCCCTGCCCGAGGACTGA
- a CDS encoding carbon-nitrogen hydrolase family protein, with the protein MSDRTLRVALDQGTAPSGDTAAALARLADRAATAAAAGADLLVGPEMSMTGYNIGADTARLAESADGPLCSAVAAIAADAGIAVVYGFPERADGTVYNTVQLVGADGTPRAAYRKAHLFGDLDRSAFTAGSEPVVQVELGGLRLGLLVCYDVEFPEPVRAHALAGTELLVVPTALMRPYTDVPTRVVPVRALENQIHLAYVNRCDTEGDLRYAGLSALVAPDGTDTLRAGPDEELLVGDVDPDALTRARRDQSYLADRRPELYTRFTG; encoded by the coding sequence GTGAGCGACCGGACCCTGCGCGTGGCCCTGGACCAGGGGACCGCACCCAGCGGCGACACCGCCGCCGCCCTCGCCCGTCTGGCCGACCGTGCCGCGACCGCGGCCGCCGCCGGAGCCGACCTGCTCGTCGGCCCGGAGATGTCGATGACCGGCTACAACATCGGCGCCGACACCGCCCGCCTGGCCGAATCCGCCGACGGGCCCCTGTGCTCCGCGGTCGCCGCCATTGCGGCCGACGCCGGGATCGCCGTCGTGTACGGCTTCCCCGAGCGCGCCGACGGCACCGTGTACAACACTGTCCAGCTCGTCGGAGCCGACGGCACGCCCCGTGCCGCCTACCGCAAGGCCCACCTGTTCGGCGACCTGGACCGGTCCGCGTTCACCGCCGGCTCCGAGCCCGTCGTCCAGGTGGAGCTCGGCGGACTGCGCCTGGGCCTGCTGGTCTGCTACGACGTGGAGTTCCCCGAGCCCGTGCGGGCGCACGCCCTGGCCGGCACCGAACTGCTCGTCGTGCCCACGGCCCTCATGCGCCCCTACACCGACGTGCCCACCCGCGTCGTGCCGGTCCGCGCCCTGGAGAACCAGATCCACCTGGCCTACGTGAACCGCTGCGACACCGAGGGCGACCTGCGGTACGCGGGGCTGAGCGCCCTGGTCGCGCCGGACGGCACCGACACGCTGCGGGCGGGACCCGACGAGGAGCTGCTCGTCGGCGACGTCGACCCGGACGCGCTCACCCGGGCCCGGCGGGACCAGTCCTATCTGGCCGACCGTCGCCCGGAGCTCTACACCCGGTTCACCGGCTGA
- a CDS encoding IclR family transcriptional regulator, translating to MADTDGARVTDDGGARPDHRTVTAKVLALLGAFTPATPELTLTELARRSGLSLPTAHRRAAELVEWGALERDADGRYRVGLRLWEVASLAPRGLGLREAAMPFLEDLYEVTRENVQLAVREGHELVFVERIAGRHAIPVLTRVGGRFDLHSTGVGLVLLAHAPVDVQDAVLRGPLRAYTPLTVTDPVRLRARLAEIRRRGYAVSEGQVTTDALSVAAPVRAVDGAVVAAVSLVVRLDEARPAALAPLVQAAARGISRALSSAPRRR from the coding sequence GTGGCGGACACCGACGGGGCGCGCGTGACGGACGACGGCGGGGCGCGCCCCGACCACCGCACGGTCACCGCCAAGGTGCTCGCTCTGCTGGGCGCCTTCACCCCCGCGACCCCCGAGCTCACGCTCACCGAGCTGGCCCGCCGGTCCGGGCTGTCCCTGCCCACGGCCCACCGGCGGGCCGCCGAACTCGTGGAGTGGGGCGCCCTGGAACGCGACGCCGACGGCCGCTACCGGGTCGGGCTGCGGTTGTGGGAGGTGGCGTCGCTGGCCCCGCGCGGCCTGGGCCTGCGCGAGGCGGCCATGCCCTTCCTGGAGGACCTGTACGAGGTCACCCGGGAGAACGTGCAGCTCGCGGTCCGGGAGGGCCACGAGCTGGTGTTCGTGGAGCGCATCGCCGGGCGGCACGCCATCCCCGTCCTCACCCGGGTCGGCGGACGCTTCGACCTGCACTCGACCGGGGTGGGGCTGGTCCTGCTGGCGCACGCGCCCGTCGATGTCCAGGACGCGGTGCTGCGCGGGCCGCTGCGCGCCTACACGCCGCTGACCGTGACCGACCCCGTCCGGCTCCGGGCCCGCCTGGCCGAGATCCGCCGGCGCGGGTACGCGGTGAGCGAGGGCCAGGTGACCACCGACGCGCTGTCGGTCGCCGCGCCGGTCCGGGCCGTGGACGGCGCCGTCGTGGCCGCGGTGTCGCTGGTGGTGCGGCTGGACGAGGCCCGGCCCGCCGCGCTGGCCCCGCTCGTCCAGGCGGCCGCGCGGGGGATCTCGCGGGCGCTCAGCTCCGCGCCGCGGCGCCGCTGA